The Anopheles gambiae chromosome 2, idAnoGambNW_F1_1, whole genome shotgun sequence genomic sequence tttaaatcccaatccagcttctcccgcatcgtcCCAAGGTCACACactaattaataaatgctaacacccaccaataacaatacataaccgcaatgcacatataagtatcaacgcatacaccacaacacccaatcagatggcggcggaaggcacgggctgaagctcaAGTAAGGCAAGCCAGGGtgaaggaggaagaggagaggaagaagcggacgaaaaaatgggcgccattatttttttaaaattttttgaccgttttttttttttgctccgccgccgcccgaactgtccgaactgtccgaactgcccgaactgcgcgacccagcgcagaaatcgctgaagaacagcgcgggagaccaggccaaatctgcgctggccagcgcagattttggtgcattttctgcgctggaaactgctcgaatttgcgcagcgggtggcCATAAGAAACAAGACCGCAAAAAGTTCCTGAATCGGAAGAGCAGCAGGGAAggtgaaaagaagaaaaagaataagcCGAATAAAGAAGAACAAGTGGAAACAGTGCGCGAAAACGACACAAGTTCGTTCACGTTCATGGTTCGTCAGCCTGAAATTCGCGGTAACGATATGTGTATGGTGACAAAAGCGCGTTCACAGTAATGGAACAAAGCTTGGTTTCAAATGTTACCGTCGCGGATGGCAGCGAAAATCGCGTTAAAGGCGTTGGCTATTGCCTGATCAAGTGTGCGGTTGAAAACgttgaaataattgaaatcATGCTACGGGGTGTGTTGTATGTCCCTACTCTGAAGGGAAACATGATTTCGATAAACTCGCGGAAAAGGGTGTTTGTGTAGTTTTTAACAAAACCGTGTGCAAACTCTTGAACGGAAATACGGTCGTCGCGGTCGCGGATAAAGTGAGCAATATGTTTTGGTGGCGAATTGCACAGGATCGAGTGATgctctgtaatgggatgggatccgaagccccagtgagggataatacaggctctcccatccaactcctattccgataCGTACccgtcgtgcagagtggtaacatgtgtcaccacatatccaagcttgggtacacggacttgacccaaccccttgggcggatggtggcatatggcgaagcaggaggggggtgggtatcccgggaaaccgggtgcctgaacgtcgggggggagggggggggggggcaacccgacgctaaacaaaacggtcacgtgggcgcggggccagtcacccagtcccaTGAATATACGACTACGGAAAGCTACAGAAGATTTCGAAACGGACCTCACGATACCGACCATACGCAATGACCCCAGACTACTCtaaaaatgggctcatggaacgtacgcactctaagcgaagccggagccttgaaaaaaCTTGATGATGCCCTAGCCACAATGAGtatggacctcgtagctctacaagagattcggtggctagggaacggtgtgcacaacagacgtggtaagcattgctacgacatttactacagctaacacgaccgccaccgcgtgctcggaacgggtttcgccgtaggtccccggttgAAACAGGCAATCATGGATTTCAgggctataaacgataggctatgcaccctgcgcatgcgaggcaaattctttaatataagcctcataaacgttcacgcccctaccgaagagaaagaggaagaggagaaagaccttttttacggccgcctcgctagaatcgtagatgcgtgccccaggcatgaccttataatcatcctgggggacttcaacgaaaaagtcggtagggaaccaatgtaccgccaatacactggctgtcacagtctgcatgagcacagtaacgataatggtagtagattggtccagttcgccgcagcgaacaatctggttgtaggaagtaccaaatttgcgcgcaagAAAATCCACAAGGTCACATGGGCGCACCCGCgtggagaatccttcaaccagatcgaccacgtattaataagccgccgacgacagtcgagtctgttaaatgtcagaacatatcgaggagccaatatcgattccgatcactacttggttggcttagtgactcaagaattcaaagccgctttagacgagtctctactaccagaaagcAGATATGAAACTACAAGCGAGGGAttgaacgctctaaaaacaaaaataataaactgtgaaagaaaaatactcccaccacgtcgtggcaacaccaaatgtggcaggttcgacgatgaatgcagacaagtgacctaAGGTAAgaacagtggcggatttagaGTGTTGGGGCCCTAAGCGTTAAAAGGAGTTGGTGTCGAGCACCCCCGCAGAaattgcacccccccccccccccccccggttggtgtcgagcggggggggggggtgcagtTTGTTGCATTGGGTTTTGAATCAAACACACTTAAATGGTTTgctgatggggggggggggggtcagaATCCCTGTACTGGGCCCCTATAGTTTATGAGTCCCTCCATCCATGGGGCCCCTATCTAGCACAGAAGCTCTCgctgagactactgtacacactgttctaTATGCTGGAATTACCATACAGGAGGCCCCTACATTTACGGGGCccccccgcggccgctcagtccgcgCACCGTTAAATCTGCCACTgggtaagaatactgcataccgagcaatgcagcaacggcatagaacgcgggcatgcgcagaggaatattcacggctcagacgcgaagagaaacgagttcaccgctccaagaagcatgctttggaagagcaaaacatgcgggaactcgagcaaaccagagaggcgtacggaccgacacgaaagttttaccaagcgatagcaggttaccgaaacaacgttatacctaaggtaacctgctgtcgcaacaaggatggagatctggtcagtaaccagccagaggtcctctcgcggtgggctcagtactttgatgaattactcaaagaccagtttagcgaacagctagaagcgccactagcagatggtgacatgctactgccacctagcatagaagaaacacgaaaggctatccgtcggctgaaaaataacaaggcacccgaaACCGACGGATTTGAAGCTGAACtagtcaagaatggaggtgcacgactagaaaacgagattcatcaaattgttactgaggtgtgggatagcgaatcgatgccttgtgattggaatctcggcatcatctaccccatatacacgaagggagataggttggactgcaacaactacaggagtattacggtgttgaataccgcctataaaatactCTCCCTGATACTTCAGTATcgtcttgtcccgcacgtcgaagagataatcggaaactatcaaagagaatgtcgcgacggacgaagctgggactatatagtacctatatagtatgGGTAGTcgcatacgcctctgagacatggacactgtccgaATCTGACGAAActctcttagccgcgttcgagaggaagatgctcagaaggatacttggccccgaatgtgtggaaggataatggaggagccgctataatgacgagctatacgagatgtatgGCGACCTCACtttcgtgcagcgtatcaagctcgccaggctccggtgggctggccatgtagcacgcatggaaacggacgacccagcccatAAAGTCTTTTTAAGCCGTCTGCAAGGACAGAGGAGACGTGATAGGCCCTAACTGAGGtgacaagatggcgtggaggcgtccgccatcaAGGCCAGGATAACatactggcagacgaaggcgcgagaccgtgagcagtttcggacactcctgaggcaggccaagaccgtaAAGCgattgtagcgccggataagtaagtaagtaagtaagtatagCCTACGTGAGTTACGTGAAAGGTCAGACGCCTATTCAAAATGTCTCCTAGATAGCGAGCTTTTGAAGCCCATGGAATGatgttattttccatttttaaacTGCACACTTTTGCATTTATGTTAGATGGTGTCATTCCTACCTTGTATgggaaaattaattgaaaatcgGCAGCTGAAGCTGCAGGACTGTCGACGGATGTTTCCTCGatgggtttcgtcagatttggacagtgtccatgtctcagaggcgtatcccagatagcaaagccgaaggcctttgtataggagccatcgcgctgatcaaggctcactttttcgcgcgcataaagcaaaatgtgcgcgaaggcgaaaaaaacccgaaagcgcttcgtgtcctctctcgtgtttctagttttattctctctcgcatgtcatcactctctcccagtttttcggattgaaatgagaattcactctcttgatttggttgcggcagtctagctgcttcacactctttattctcttctttttgcagttcccacaagaggattcacacatgtgttctcacatacttacatacacacacacggtggccGCCTGGTGCGGCTGTTTCCATTtctgtcttttcttcttccctcttcacaccgcgctggagcccgtggtggtgcgcgtgttcagcctgcttggttcaggaaagatgtcatcagatttggcgcgcctcgatcgcggtgttgtatgaaggctgttgatgaaaatacacaattaatagacacactttgttaaaaagattacacttcatttaaagatgtgacaaacttacctttgtgcttgaggatcaattgaaacttgaacgcctgtgcacacagtgtcacactttttaagtagtttgaggaacagctagcggtagcagcacacatctgaaacttgtaatgtgcaaaacattgcatattagaataatattagaattagaataaatgtcacatagcactagacacttagaaaaggacacttacccaaacaattagatgataaaaattcgtcctccgatgaagcagaaagaacACCGCGGATGGCGCAGTATGGAAAGTGTTTCACgcaggaaaaatagttcacacagcacacaaacacacactctcatgtccacggttcagagcacattgaagtcgctctttggcttggaaggaaaagagcaaacaccctgatgagtgcgatggaagaaaatgacgtgtgttcaacagggatgggtagaatccaacacacgaagtgtgcaggagaattctcttcgtgtggcaagagagaattgactaacaccctcatgagcgagaacgcaacaaacattGTAGAATGTAGAAATGGGATAGGAATAGTGAGCGAAGGCAGTTTTTGGACATGAGGGGGTTGAAACTCGGAGAAACAGGCTTCGGTTGCTACTTGGGAtatgagtactggtactatataggtactatatagtctcagcttcgtccgtcgcgacaggttctttgaggtgaactgctttttcaggctgtagaatgaccggttggcagccagcatccttgcgcgcaactcagcttccatgctgttgtcgttgctgacctttgacccaagataggtgaattctgggacgacttcaaacgtgtgttcacctatctgtacatcacgcctacgtaaattctgattatttattggtaggcccgctgatgttaccaccatcagtttggtctttgcctcgtttatctgcaatccgaggatctctgccgcctgctcgatcccttggtaggcttctgctacataggagagccgcagaccaatgatgtctatatcatcagcgtatgcc encodes the following:
- the LOC133391374 gene encoding uncharacterized protein LOC133391374; protein product: MSSFGIPAKLIRLVTMTMTNVTCQVRMDGKLSGPFATTKGLRQGDGLACLLFNLALERAIRDSRVETTGTIFYKSTQILAYADDIDIIGLRLSYVAEAYQGIEQAAEILGLQINEAKTKLMVVTSAGLPINNQNLRRRDVQIGEHTFEVVPEFTYLGSKVSNDNSMEAELRARMLAANRSFYSLKKQFTSKNLSRRTKLRLYSTYIVPVLISQVATEACFSEFQPPHVQKLPSLTIPIPFLHSTMFVAFSLMRVLVNSLLPHEENSPAHFVCWILPIPVEHTSFSSIALIRVFALFLPSQRATSMCSEPWT